One Trichoderma atroviride chromosome 7, complete sequence DNA segment encodes these proteins:
- a CDS encoding uncharacterized protein (EggNog:ENOG41~TransMembrane:6 (o22-42i54-75o95-122i134-164o192-211i223-245o)) — protein MDFPGPPPPGIDLSQDRSANLIGAWSSTWGMAVIAVILRVSCRKLVKVRLWLDDWLIIISLLFSGGFMFTVSIYMVNNGFCKHIWAGPPEAGRDWALGLFTTEFTYTVALCLVKLSIITFYWRIFIIRLVDKIILGILAGMVICWGVGSMITSVLQCIPISALWNQFDPINPPDPSTFECSVKVHPFFIGKAVPHIATDILILIFPLPYIWNLRLRLSQKIATSFIFGVGIFVTAVSITRLVFVLELDLNSPDVTWNECTEMIWTGVETYVGTVCGMYRRSRISCLSPKHVANGTRLACLPSLKPIFNLILYGSIYPKSYYRPNVSDAETIHEIAEAAKRRYHHQQRDASIPSAYLFASMRGAMDLHTFEQLSGTEAGSVRSMHEFTAGDIEMESHGEGFKGSRSDEAKRQDGT, from the exons ATGGATTTTCCGGGACCTCCGCCACCTGGAATTGATCTCAGTCAGGACAGGTCGGCCAATCTTATTGGAGCATGGAGTTCGACTTGGGGTATGGCAGTGATAGCGGTGATCTTGCGCGTCAGTTGTCGAAAATTAGTCAAAGTCAGGTTATGGCTGGATGATtggctcatcatcatctctcta CTCTTTTCCGGCGGTTTCATGTTTACTGTCAGCATATATA TGGTGAACAATGGCTTCTGCAAGCATATATGGGCTGGCCCTCcagaagctggcagagaCTGGGCGTTGGGGCTATTCACCACCGAATTCACTTATACAGTCGCGCTCTGTTTGGTCAAACTGTcaattattactttttactGGCGAATCTTCATCATCCGGCTTGTGGATAAAATAATCCTTGGGATTTTGGCCGGTATGGTTATCTGCTGGGGAGTAGGTTCT ATGATAACATCAGTCCTTCAATGCATACCAATATCCGCTCTCTGGAACCAGTTCGATCCGATAAACCCGCCGGACCCGTCCACGTTTGAATGCAGTGTCAAGGTCCATCCCTTCTTCATTGGAAAGGCTGTTCCACATATCGCCACAGATATACTTATTTTGATCTTCCCACTGCCTTATATTTGGAATCTTCGATTACGCTTGTCGCAAAAGATTGCGACCTCGttcatctttggcgtggGGATTTT TGTCACGGCCGTCTCGATTACCAGACTTGTTTTTGTCCTTGAATTAGACCTCAATTCCCCCGATGTTACGTGGAATGAGTGCACAGAGATGATATGGACTGGGGTCGAAACATATGTTGGCACTGTCTGTGGTATGTATCGCCGCTCCCGTATTTCTTGCCTCTCTCCTAAACATGTTGCTAATGGAACTCGACTAGCTTGCTTACCATCTCTGAAGCCGATATTCAACCTCATCCTCTACGGCAGCATTTATCCAAAGTCGTATTATAGACCCAATGTATCCGATGCAGAAACGATCCATGAGATAGCAGAAGCGGCCAAGCGGCGAtatcaccaccagcagcgcgATGCAAGCATTCCAAGCGCATACTTGTTTGCTTCGATGAGAGGCGCCATGGATTTACATACGTTTGAACAGCTTTCCGGGACCGAGGCTGGCAGTGTACGCAGTATGCACGAATTCACAGCTGGTGATATCGAGATGGAGAGCCATGGGGAGGGCTTCAAAGGATCTCGCTCAGATGAAGCGAAACGTCAAGACGGCACATGA
- a CDS encoding uncharacterized protein (EggNog:ENOG41) produces MVSFFGLRFGGDKKKSQSKQSDKKQVAQSNQRYGKNSPNDSFKFPPPQQTSSRSGSSTSTARNLGWRATLKGVPAALSMVDLTSPRKPSMGSLRHGLDGGGFKPWMKPNASMTNLAVPNPFGVDKVPPLPAGSRQSALIDPLDARFNKKSGSTTNSTSHSGGGSLQRSGSKSPLGQSDLKAEPELMPEQEPEPEPTRKDSESLAGLGEFDEFGEPGPDVGIRGSGYAGYPSPPQSVETEEQWPPMSPVDGEVGVEADAEQNGEADMKAGVNQTQQQFIVPGFANGPGPAMLPSPSSSTSRKSEDTRGSPVVQNVHAKRDTLTFISSRRRSFTMVVEEEELEKHRQQQQHRVEGLAGNFSDFDFGHGVVNQQTVAVGTLGIELVQSPIQMERPHPFKDAEHVEAVESTKSIENGARAEDIEGAAGDVLSEQDRQSELSDTAYLASPVASPIESPIDSFMASHFASPFASPFASPMAPQKQFRAFSPFSPQRLQVEIPDNASPSAPVQQPLPSPSAVSAGVESPRPNRRPSQMMMETPNALASVLHSFGSTPPQGFNSRMTTESRARGPPQPLQQAAFPSLAARMETPSQSPRTPYGPAADEGNYMRTEEAPRPPMDRVPMSPFAARTPMEGEFPVMKGLPRGRQPLRPQVPFEDSPDRRTEERSPRPFSKWGGFGFDRSDTRNSPTAKTTTNSKGSAPGLTKLVSLNPYIRYCTANS; encoded by the exons ATGGTGTCGTTTTTCGGCCTCAGGTTCGGtggcgacaagaagaagtctCA GAGCAAGCAATCCGACAAAAAGCAAGTGGCCCAGTCGAATCAGCGATATGGCAAAAACAGCCCCAATGACAGCTTCAAATTCCCGCCGCCCCAGCAGACCTCCTCCCGGTCGGGCTCCTCGACATCGACTGCTCGAAACCTGGGCTGGCGCGCTACCCTCAAAGGCGTGCCGGCGGCCTTGTCCATGGTCGACCTCACGTCGCCCCGGAAACCCAGCATGGGCAGCCTGCGGCATGGGCTCGACGGCGGGGGCTTCAAGCCTTGGATGAAACCGAATGCGAGCATGACCAACCTTGCTGTACCGAATCCATTTGGAGTAGACAAggtgccgccgctgcctgCGGGCTCGAGACAGTCTGCTTTGATAGATCCTCTCGACGCCCGTTTTAATAAGAAGTCTGGAAGTACTACAAACTCCACAAGTCATAGTGGAGGTGGTAGCTTACAGAGATCGGGAAGCAAGAGCCCATTGGGTCAGTCTGATCTGAAAGCCGAGCCGGAGCTGATGCCGGAGCaggagccagagccagaaccAACCAGAAAGGATTCTGAGAGCCTGGCCGGATTGGGGGAGTTTGACGAGTTTGGTGAACCCGGACCCGATGTTGGCATTCGTGGTTCAGGATACGCTGGATATCCATCGCCTCCTCAGTCGGTCGAAACCGAAGAACAATGGCCTCCCATGTCTCCGGTTGATGGAGAGGTAGGCGTAGAAGCAGATGCGGAACAGAATGGAGAGGCAGACATGAAAGCAGGCGTAAATCAGACACAGCAGCAATTTATCGTTCCAGGATTCGCCAACGGACCTGGCCCTGCTATGCTTCCCAGCCCATCCTCGTCAACATCGCGCAAAAGCGAAGATACGCGGGGATCGCCAGTTGTACAAAACGTCCACGCAAAACGGGATACGTTGACATTCATCTCCTctcggagaagaagcttcacAATGGTcgtcgaggaagaagagctcgaaAAGCaccggcaacagcagcagcatcgtgtAGAAGGCCTCGCAGGCAACTTTTCTGATTTCGACTTTGGCCATGGAGTGGTGAACCAGCAGACTGTGGCCGTTGGAACGCTTGGAATAGAGCTGGTGCAGAGCCCGATCCAAATGGAGCGGCCGCATCCGTTTAAGGATGCTGAACATGTTGAAGCCGTTGAAAGTACCAAGAGCATTGAGAATGGCGCGAGGGCTGAAGATATTGAaggtgctgctggcgatgTATTGAGTGAACAGGATCGACAAAGCGAGCTGAGCGATACGGCATATTTGGCGTCACCTGTTGCATCACCGATTGAATCGCCAATTGATTCCTTTATGGCATCGCACTTTGCATCGCCCTTTGCATCGCCCTTTGCATCGCCCATGGCACCACAAAAGCAATTTCGGGCTTTTAGCCCTTTCAGCCCTCAGCGACTCCAAGTGGAAATACCCGATAATGCTTCGCCATCCGCACCGGTACAGCAGCCACTGCCATCGCCTTCTGCTGTTTCCGCTGGCGTCGAAAGCCCTCGCCCAAACCGAAGACCCTCTCAAATGATGATGGAAACTCCAAATGCACTGGCATCGGTTTTGCATTCGTTCGGATCAACCCCGCCTCAGGGCTTCAATTCACGAATGACAACCGAATCTCGTGCCCGCGGCCCTCCGCAGCCGCTACAGCAAGCCGCATTCCCAAGTCTTGCCGCCCGGATGGAAACTCCCTCGCAGAGTCCCCGAACGCCATATGGCCCTGCTGCGGATGAAGGCAACTATATGCGGACAGAGGAGGCACCGCGACCACCCATGGACCGAGTGCCCATGAGCCCTTTTGCTGCCAGAACCCCTATGGAGGGCGAGTTTCCAGTCATGAAGGGGCTTCCTCGAGGGCGACAGCCTCTTCGCCCGCAGGTGCCTTTTGAGGACTCCCCAGACAGACGGACCGAGGAACGAAGCCCTCGCCCATTTTCCAAATGGGGAGGCTTTGGATTTGACCGGTCAGACACGCGAAACTCCCCCACTGCCAAAACCACCACGAACTCCAAAGGGTCAGCCCCCGGCCTCACCAAGCTGGTCTCTCTCAACCCCTACATCCGATATTGCACCGCGAATTCCTAG
- a CDS encoding uncharacterized protein (EggNog:ENOG41): protein MRASELAAKEVTYRPPCLFPSSKETFTTLKTWLQECSETHSECQQLQQSAKSPGKAASGPRRLLHLSGNASHPQIRLQENHTASKVPQYIALSYCWGGDQPVKLLNYLVQSWVKDMPYAQLPQTLKDAIQVTMDLGLQHLWVDALCIIQDSDQDKAEQISRMADIYEQAYVTISAARATAVPEGFLHSRYIAGEQSFRMPFTCEDGQPSAVILWQGRELDAWEPIDKRSWCLQESILSPRVLEYGTHNIRYHCARSRGDESQLQSDGWIGHSKAFAQLNMSHPLTSSVDWASLDDPYKFVQVWQTLVSHYTRRGLGWYQDKLLAISAIARKMSRSTNKTYIAGLWAEHLGELLRWHPNHDPDAQETPRRHATYVAPSWSWGSFSGEIDFTFGSSLYLLELVSCEVVTTMANDEFSAVTAARLEIKTLLFRARIRKGFYGWSLWDEQTQDEVDGSMRFDVAEDAVDGEVAEDEQVLLALVMSQDALLLKKAQTSSGDVYTRIGVYREGQRSTNLPRWEMGQVVII from the coding sequence ATGAGGGCTAGTGAATTGGCGGCGAAGGAGGTTACCTATAGACCACCCTGCCTATTTCCATCATCTAAAGAGACGTTCACAACACTCAAAACCTGGCTTCAAGAATGCTCTGAAACACATTCAGAGTGtcaacaacttcaacaaaGCGCCAAGTCTCCAGGGAAAGCAGCCTCGGGACCTCGCCGCCTACTACATCTCTCCGGAAACGCTTCGCATCCCCAAATACGGCTTCAAGAAAATCACACTGCAAGCAAAGTGCCCCAATACATTGCTCTGAGCTACTGCTGGGGCGGAGATCAGCCCGTCAAACTTCTCAACTATCTCGTGCAGTCGTGGGTAAAGGATATGCCTTACGCTCAATTGCCGCAGACACTCAAAGATGCTATCCAAGTAACAATGGACTTGGGCCTACAACATCTCTGGGTCGACGCCCTTTGCATCATACAAGACTCAGACCAGGATAAAGCAGAGCAGATTTCGCGCATGGCAGATATTTACGAGCAAGCGTACGTCACAATCTCCGCCGCTAGAGCAACCGCCGTTCCTGAGGGCTTCCTCCATAGCCGATATATTGCTGGAGAGCAAAGCTTTCGGATGCCTTTTACCTGTGAAGATGGACAGCCAAGCGCAGTCATACTCTGGCAAGGCAGAGAGCTAGATGCATGGGAGCCCATTGACAAGCGATCTTGGTGTCTTCAAGAATCCATCCTGTCGCCGCGAGTGCTTGAATACGGTACGCATAATATCAGATACCACTGCGCTCGAAGCCGTGGCGATGAATCCCAGCTGCAATCCGACGGCTGGATCGGACACTCCAAAGCATTCGCCCAGCTCAACATGTCCCATCCGCTTACATCCAGCGTTGACTGGGCAAGTCTCGACGATCCCTACAAATTCGTCCAAGTCTGGCAGACGCTCGTATCGCATTATACGCGCCGCGGTCTGGGCTGGTACCAGGACAAGCTcctcgccatctcggccattgcCAGAAAAATGAGCCGCAGCACCAACAAGACTTACATCGCAGGGCTATGGGCAGAACATCTCGGCGAGCTCTTACGATGGCATCCGAACCACGACCCAGATGCACAGGAGACGCCGCGTCGACACGCTACGTATGTTGCGCCGTCTTGGTCATGGGGCTCGTTCAGTGGTGAGATTGACTTTACGTTTGGATCAAGCTTGTAtttgctggagcttgtgAGTTGCGAGGTTGTTACGACAATGGCGAATGACGAGTTCAGTGCGGTAACGGCTGCGAGGCTGGAGATTAAGACGCTGTTGTTCCGAGCGAGGATTCGAAAGGGTTTTTATGGGTGGTCTTTGTGGGACGAGCAGACGCAGGATGAGGTGGATGGATCCATGAGGTTTGATGTAGCCGAGGATGCTGTCGATGGTGAAGTTGCGGAGGACGAGCAAGTATTGCTAGCACTAGTCATGTCTCAAGATGCGCTGCTTTTGAAGAAAGCACAAACTAGCAGTGGCGATGTTTATACACGAATCGGGGTATACAGAGAGGGACAGCGCTCGACGAACCTGCCACGGTGGGAAATGGGCCAAGTAGTCATCATATAA
- a CDS encoding uncharacterized protein (MEROPS:MER0044357) yields MYATRFPILTMHDMVRAQFRLLDHLGIDRLYASVGSSMGGMQSLAAAVLFPERVSRVATISGCARSHPYSIAMRHTQRQVLMMDPNWNRGFYYGRVPPHAGMKLAREIATVTYRSGPEWEQRFGRRRADPSKPPALCPDFLIETYLDHAGEKWCLTYDPNSLLYVSKAMDLFDLGYENQASTQARRAARKDALAAGEYSESADAQCSLTLPSEPYQEQPDSQSSTEFGGTSDSPSSPPNPASSRPPEDLIRGLSALRDIPTLVMGVASDILFPAWQQREIAESLRLGGNRSVTHVELSEETSLFGHDTFLLDLKNVGGEFEVVFELDEEKWGSCA; encoded by the coding sequence ATGTACGCCACGCGCTTCCCCATCCTGACGATGCACGACATGGTGCGCGCGCAGTTCCGCCTGCTGGACCACCTCGGCATCGACCGCCTCTACGCCAGCGTCGGCTCCAGCATGGGCGGCATGCAGTCGCTCGCCGCGGCGGTGCTGTTCCCGGAGCGAGTCTCGCGCGTGGCCACCATCAGCGGCTGCGCGAGGAGCCACCCGTACAGCATCGCCATGCGCCACACGCAGCGCCAGGTGCTGATGATGGACCCCAACTGGAACCGCGGCTTCTACTACGGCCGCGTGCCGCCCCACGCCGGCATGAAGCTGGCCCGCGAGATTGCCACCGTCACGTACCGCTCCGGGCCCGAGTGGGAGCAGCGCTTCGGCCGCCGGAGGGCCGATCCCAGCAAGCCCCCGGCGCTGTGCCCGGACTTCCTCATCGAGACGTATCTCGACCACGCCGGCGAGAAGTGGTGCCTGACGTACGACCCCAACAGCCTGCTGTACGTCAGCAAGGCCATGGACCTCTTCGACCTCGGCTACGAAAACCAGGCCAGCACTCAAGCTCGCCGCGCCGCTCGAAAGGATGCCCTCGCCGCCGGTGAATATTCCGAGTCCGCCGATGCCCAATGCAGCCTCACCCTTCCCAGCGAGCCCTACCAAGAGCAGCCCGATTCTCAGAGCAGCACCGAGTTTGGCGGAACCTCAGACTCTCCCTCATCGCCACCAAACCCAGCATCCTCTCGACCTCCCGAAGACTTGATTCGCGGCCTGTCTGCCCTCCGCGATATCCCCACGCTCGTCATGGGTGTTGCCAGCGATATCCTCTTCCCGGCATGGCAGCAGCGTGAGATTGCCGAGTCTCTACGCCTAGGCGGAAATCGCAGCGTCACACACGTAGAGCTGAGCGAGGAGACGAGTTTGTTCGGCCACGACACATTTTTGCTCGACTTGAAAAACGTAGGGGGGGAATTTGAGGTTGTTTTTGAACTAGACGAGGAAAAGTGGGGGAGTTGCGCGTAG